The Rhabdothermincola salaria genomic interval GCCGCCGCCCGGTGGATCACTAGTCTGCGAAACATGACCAGTGGCTCTCGTCCGGTGCGTGGACCGTCGTGGTCGGCCGTCGCGCCCGACGACGCCCTCACCGCCGAGGGGGCGGCCGCCCGCCTCGGGGCCTACTGCTGGGTCGAACAGCGCCTCTTCGGGCTCCTCGGGGCCTGGGCCGGCCAGATCACCGAGCCCGACGCCAAGGCCATGGTCGCCGAGCACGCCGAGCACGCCGCCTGGCGGGCCCTGCGCTGGCACGAGCTGCTCCCCACCGCCCCACCGGGGGCCGACGCCCTGGTGGTGGCACCGAGCGGGGTCGACGCCGTCTTCGCGGCCCTGAGCCCGGCCGAGGGCGCCGACCGCACCGCCGAGAAGCTGGCGGCGGTCCACCGCTGCCTGCTGCCCCGCCTCCTGGCCGCCTACACGGCCCACCTGGACTGGGCCGATCCCCTCACCGAAGCCTCCACCCGACGGCACCTCGAGATGGCGACGAACGACCTGGTCGCGGACCTGCGCCACGGCGAACGGCTGCTCGAGGCCCTGGTGGCCGCGCCGGAGCGGGTCGCCGGCCTGGCGGACCTCGTGGCCGGCGTCGAGGCGGCCGTGGTGGCGGCCGGGGGGATCGTGGGTCCGGGGAGCGTCGGCGAACGCTCCGAACCCGCTCCCTGACAGGGGTCGGGGCCCGATGGGCGCCTCCGGGGTGGGGCCACTTGACCGCCCCGGTATCGTGAGAAGGCCCAAGGCTGTCGTTGCGATCACGGGAGACCCCGGGGATCGTCTTCGATGCTCGTCACATCAGCAGCGAACCAGAGGTACGTAGTGGCCAAGGAGCGAGTCGAGCGCGACGAGGAAGACCTGGTCCGCCTCTATCTCACCGACATCGGGCAGTACCCGCTGCTGACCAAGGACGACGAGGTCCGCCTCGCCCAGGCCATCGAGGGCGGGGCCGAGGCCCGAGCCGAGCTCGACGCCGCCGTCGACCTCACCGCGGCCCGCAAGCGCGAGCTGCGCCGGTCGGTCCGCCAGGGCGAGGATGCCGAGCGCACCTTCGTGCAGTCCAACCTCCGCCTGGTGGTGTCCATCGCCAAGAAGTACCAGGCCTCCGGCCTGCCCCTGCTGGACCTCATCCAGGAGGGCAACCTCGGGCTGATGCACGCCGTCGAGAAGTTCGACTGGCGCAAGGGCTTCAAGTTCTCGACCTACGCCACGTGGTGGATCCGCCAGGCCATCACCCGCGGCATCGCCAACACGGGTCGCACCATCCGCCTCCCCGTGCACGCCGGCGACACCCTCGCCCGCCTCCAGAAGGCCCGGGCCCGCCTCGAGCTCAAGCTCGGCCGCCCGGCCACCCTCGCCGAGCTCTCCGCCGAGGTGGAGATGCCCGAGGACAAGGTCACCGAGGCCCTCCGCTTCGCCGCCGAACCGCTCTCGCTCTCCGAGCCCCTCCGCGAGGACGGCGACGCCGAGCTGGGCGACGTCGTCGAGGACCGCTCCGCAGAATCGCCCTTCGAGGTGGCCGCCACCGCGCTGCTGCCCGAGGAGATCTCTCGTCTGCTGTCGCCTCTCGACGAGCGCGAGCGCGAGATCCTCAAGCTCCGGTTCGGTCTCGATCGCGGCGAGCCCCGCACCCTCGAAGAGGTGGGCGAGCACTTCAACCTCACCCGTGAGCGCATCCGCCAGATCGAGGCTCGGGCCATGTCCAAGCTGCGGCACCCGTCCTCGGACACCGGCGCCCGGGACCTGCTGGCGGTCTGAGCTCCCCGACTCGATCCACGCATCCGTTCGGGCAACGATGAGCGAGGGCGACGACGTCGACCGACCGCCTGGCGCGCCCCCGCGGCGGCTGCCAGGTGGTTGCCTGCTCGTCGGGCTGGTGGTGGGGGCCCTGATGGCGTTCACGGTCATCGTGGTGGTCAGCCTCACCCTCATCGGGGTGATCGGTGGCGAGAGCTCGGCCGACGAACGCCGGGAGATCCTCGCCGAGATCGTCGAGGAGACGGGCATCGCCACCTCCAGCCAGGACATCGACGAGCCGCCCCAACGTGACGTCCGCCTGGGCCTGTGCGAGACCGACGGCGACGGCGCCATGGTGACCAGCGGGATGCTCATCAACCCCGAGGACGCACCGGTCGACTACGTGCTGACCGTGACCTTCCACGAAGGGTCCGGGTCGGAGATGGGGGCCGAGGTCGCCCGGCGCGAGGTCGTGGTCGACGACGTGCCCGCCGGCGAGACTGTCGAATGGACGGCGTCATCGCAGGCACCGGCCTCGGCGGACTTCAGCTGTCGGGTCGTGAGGATCGAG includes:
- a CDS encoding sigma-70 family RNA polymerase sigma factor, with the protein product MAKERVERDEEDLVRLYLTDIGQYPLLTKDDEVRLAQAIEGGAEARAELDAAVDLTAARKRELRRSVRQGEDAERTFVQSNLRLVVSIAKKYQASGLPLLDLIQEGNLGLMHAVEKFDWRKGFKFSTYATWWIRQAITRGIANTGRTIRLPVHAGDTLARLQKARARLELKLGRPATLAELSAEVEMPEDKVTEALRFAAEPLSLSEPLREDGDAELGDVVEDRSAESPFEVAATALLPEEISRLLSPLDEREREILKLRFGLDRGEPRTLEEVGEHFNLTRERIRQIEARAMSKLRHPSSDTGARDLLAV